Proteins from a genomic interval of Pseudomonas sp. RC10:
- a CDS encoding DUF2288 domain-containing protein — MTQAPSTLYAKLLGETASITWKELEPFFAKGALLWVEQSQDLIAVAEAFAENAELKVAAWLKSGEVSKLSESTALDLLTRDPALWAVVVAPWVLIQERA; from the coding sequence ATGACGCAAGCACCTAGCACCCTCTATGCCAAATTGCTTGGCGAAACGGCTTCTATTACCTGGAAGGAACTCGAACCGTTCTTTGCCAAGGGTGCCCTGTTGTGGGTCGAGCAATCGCAGGATTTGATTGCCGTGGCCGAAGCATTCGCCGAAAACGCTGAGCTGAAAGTGGCCGCCTGGCTGAAGAGCGGGGAGGTCAGCAAGCTCTCTGAATCAACGGCTTTGGACCTCCTGACCCGCGATCCGGCGTTGTGGGCGGTCGTCGTGGCACCTTGGGTGTTGATCCAGGAAAGGGCGTGA